In Drosophila simulans strain w501 chromosome 3R, Prin_Dsim_3.1, whole genome shotgun sequence, a single window of DNA contains:
- the LOC6730386 gene encoding rho GTPase-activating protein 100F isoform X3: MQWKKKFTRLKAATGNSRVRRMLCCGRRKENGRSVPDVTASPGRAPPGPLPANQMPSMGNQQHHGNQQHHGNQQQHHGNQHGNHRGQSGSLSNAAGVKDPVMLQGDFRKVSGISSEIFRQIEAVENDHDPNTAAALEAVERRGEMIVRVLEPRCMGSKQAVDAAHKLMNKADARHTVQLVEIVKRPGQTLGLYIREGNGADRTDGVFISRIALESAVYNSGCLRVGDEILAVNLVDVTHMSLDDVVIIMSIPRRLVLAIRQRRGNRGTGSPGPPTLSRPEQKPPPVVVIKRDLRDEDLDETDRMPRPRSSRDRRDGREMTESRSRLGLGLNNYSPQSEQLDMYYNTRGGGGGPMGEPPNWGYKPPPPPSSVITEQPTKAHAFAPSHAYYQNAGTLESLAEKVHAFYPGQPGGPPVGPSRRMSTGTGNVGLAQQHARFPRSGSDQHLPRVEYSDYSNSLGRHSLLRSSLKPGTAGGAPMQVGVGGTLGRYGRYDQQRTGVSKYGPPSGGAQSLTRRSRPNLDYSSDTEATIGPRPSYYYYNRPAIGSMSRGSGGAGGGVGAASTAALLAGAADLNKFNSLPRERPGTRLQGIRSRMGDRLVDENDGNTSAPEFDVRRGRDLRQRITASPSIFTADEYRAWLRRAPSSSAIAEQMRMTRDMFAQPRAQRFSCSAENIHDALRNTESIYSSRNHILGTGTLDRNMGLTRPISALPVRSMSSQHIGGAGSIRSPSIRRMRQLLELSAGPASPSGSILSTGGHQSPAPTPSATLPRPHRQIDINPAEFAKYKLDKPIVDIGGISGMLWIHLLAGRGLRTAPEGAAGAATQGQTRDLYCVIECDRVHKARTVVRSGDLQFDWDESFELDLVGNKQLDVLVYSWDPQHRHKLCYRGAISLSSILRQSPLHQLALKVEPRGTIYIRMRHTDPLALYKRRGLPSLRAGYPTLFGADLETVVNRESKNAPGSAPVPIVLRRCVEEVERRGLDIIGLYRLCGSATKKRLLREAFERNSRAVELTPEHVPDINVITGVLKDYLRELPEPLFTRCLFQMTVDALAVCLPDDPEGNAKLMLSILDCLPRANRATLVFLLDHLSLVVSNSERNKMSAQALATVMGPPLMLHSASAQPGADIDHAQPIAVLKYLLQIWPQPQAQHQQMAQHMGGAAGAMMGGLVTAGSMSNMAGVASGRRGESTGQRGSKVSALPADRQQLLLQQQAQLMAAGNLLRSSTSVTNILSQGHPQLSATANNHLYQSVVGQLAQSHRALQQAVQQPYQLGGSVGSAIPDPSPLPLPGTPSPGSSSASTGSGSGSGKSTDTIKRGASPVSVKQVKIVDQPSSPYSIVMKKPPLQKDAPVEITTPTTQADTESTLGCKESNGTVSRRGNVDFYHTHKAQAKSSVNEESSYSSKYTGSETKKISLGNSSYTPSKANASGLCGGEDYKAMRNKSSATSSSSSSQATVLSAGSTATSAPTTSSDDSDDLVSYKSSASTNALLAQSQAMTTSQLMSKYLKREPRVQFTPIKSPESPSPPGSGDGLPKGTYQLVTPISGSSSKPGATTGAISKYTTGSVESSINANSQKLSSPSRLCNSKDSNSRTGTASSTTAATSMVSTGRRLFDSLASSSSSETETKTYIGGTTAASGVITTTTYTNDTKNSGSSISKSGIGGGSGTGLGAVSGASSETRSFGSTLFGSSGLGNGNGSSHNHSSASPSPFTTTNGNGNHNTMHLYGTLPKNGTSTGAALFGGSANSSSYHSSASGSGAGTASSSGVSSMTGSTNSYDFYTSTSSSVSSSRPFANGGNNYHTLGTYRAQYAATNPFLDAFDEKPGSNGGNAHGEEKLGADKGHHRAAVMAFQSSGDSKNGSDEYDDIK, from the exons GAAAATGGAAGATCAGTTCCTGATGTCACCGCAAGCCCGGGCCGGGCCCCACCCGGACCGCTGCCCGCCAACCAGATGCCTTCGATGGGCAACCAGCAACACCATGGAAACCAGCAACATCATGgaaaccagcagcaacatcatggCAATCAGCACGGCAACCATCGAGGTCAGAGCGGAAGTTTGTCAAACGCCGCCGGGGTCAAGGACCCGGTGATGCTACAGGGCGATTTCCGGAAAGTCAGCGGCATCAGCTCAGAGATCTTTCGGCAGATAGAAGCCGTCGAGAATGACCACGACCCAAACACGGCGGCGGCTTTGGAGGCGGTGGAGCGACGCGGTGAGATGATCGTGCGCGTCCTGGAGCCGCGTTGCATGGGCAGCAAACAGGCGGTGGACGCTGCCCACAAGCTGATGAACAAGGCGGACGCACGGCACACCGTTCAGCTGGTGGAAATAGTCAAGCGGCCGGGTCAGACGCTGGGCCTGTACATCCGCGAGGGAAATGGGGCCGATCGTACTGATGGCGTCTTCATTTCGCGGATTGCACTGGAGTCGGCTGTCTACAACAGCGGCTGCTTGCGG GTGGGCGACGAAATCCTTGCGGTAAATCTGGTGGACGTGACACACATGTCCCTAGACGATGTCGTCATTATTATGTCAATTCCGCGCCGCTTGGTGCTGGCCATACGTCAGCGGCGGGGCAATAGAGGCACAGGATCTCCTGGACCGCCGACGCTCTCTAGGCCAGAACAGAAGCCACCACCGGTTGTTGTTATCAAGCGAGATTTGCGGGACGAGGATCTGGACGAGACGGACCGGATGCCGAGGCCGCGCTCATCACGTGACAGAC GAGATGGTCGCGAAATGACGGAATCTCGTTCTCGGCTAGGTCTGGGTCTTAATAACTACAGCCCGCAGTCCGAGCAGCTGGATATGTACTACAATACCcgcggcggaggtggtggacCCATGGGTGAGCCTCCAAACTGGGGCTATaaaccaccaccgccaccgtCTTCGGTGATTACGGAGCAACCCACAAAAGCACATGCTTTTGCGCCGTCGCATGCTTACTACCAAAACGCCGGCACTCTTGAAAGCTTGGCGGAGAAGGTACATGCATTCTATCCTGGACAGCCTGGTGGTCCGCCCGTGGGTCCCTCGAGAAGAATGTCCACGGGAACTGGAAACGTTGGCCTCGCTCAACAACATGCCAGATTTCCGCGATCTGGCTCAGATCAGCATTTACCTCGCGTAGAATATTCGGACTATTCCAATTCCCTGGGGCGGCATTCCCTTCTGCGATCAAGTTTAAAACCTGGAACGGCCGGTGGAGCTCCAATGCAGGTTGGAGTGGGAGGCACTCTCGGCCGATACGGCCGCTATGATCAACAGAGAACCGGTGTATCCAAGTACGGCCCTCCATCTGGTGGAGCTCAATCGCTGACTCGTCGTTCCAGACCAAATTTGGACTATTCCAGCGATACGGAAGCCACAATTGGGCCCAGGCCAAGTTACTACTATTATAACAGACCTGCCATCGGCAGTATGTCGAGAGGATCAGGTGGAGCAGGCGGTGGAGTTGGCGCAGCTTCAACGGCTGCCTTGCTGGCTGGAGCTGCTGATCTCAACAAATTTAACTCATTGCCCCGAGAGCGCCCCGGAACGAGACTGCAGGGAATTCGTTCCAGAATGGGAGATCGTTTGGTGGACGAGAACGACGGAAATACTTCGGCACCCGAGTTCGATGTACGGAGAGGAAGGGACTTACGTCAGCGAATTACCGCCAGTCCGTCGATATTTACGGCTGATGAATACCGTGCCTGGCTCAGAAGGGCGCCTAGCAGTTCCGCAATTGCGGAACAAATGCGAATGACGCGGGACATGTTTGCCCAGCCACGGGCTCAGCGATTTTCGTGTAGCGCTGAGAACATCCATGATGCACTGAGAAAT aCGGAAAGCATCTACTCCAGTAGAAACCATATTCTTGGAACGGGCACTCTCGATCGGAACATGGGTCTTACCCGACCAATTTCTGCACTACCCGTGCGCTCCATGTCCTCGCAGCACATTGGAGGAGCGGGCTCCATTCGTTCGCCTAGCATACGGCGCATGCGACAGTTACTGGAGCTTTCCGCTGGTCCCGCCAGTCCGAGCGGCAGTATCTTGAGCACCGGTGGTCACCAGAGTCCGGCACCAACGCCAAGTGCGACcttaccacgcccacaccgCCAAATCGACATCAACCCGGCGGAGTTTGCCAAGTACAAGCTGGATAAGCCCATCGTCGATATTGGGGGGATCTCCGGCATGTTATGGATTCATTTGCTAGCAGGTCGCGGCCTAAGAACCGCTCCAGAGGGAGCAGCAGGGGCGGCGACACAGGGCCAAACCAGAGATCTTTACTGCGTAATCGAGTGCGATCGAGTACATAAAGCACGGACTGTGGTGCGATCGGGTGACCTGCAGTTTGACTGGGACGAGTCGTTTGAGCTCGACTTGGTGGGCAACAAACAGTTAGATGTACTAGTCTACTCTTGGGACCCGCAGCACAGACACAAGTTGTGCTACCGAGGCGCAATCTCGTTATCGTCGATCCTCCGTCAGTCTCCACTTCATCAACTGGCCTTAAAGGTTGAACCAAGAGGTACGATATACATTCGCATGCGGCACACGGATCCACTGGCTCTCTACAAGAGAAGGGGGCTTCCGAGCCTGAGAGCAGGTTACCCTACGCTCTTCGGCGCTGATTTGGAAACGGTGGTGAATCGGGAGTCTAAAAATGCTCCCGGAAGTGCACCCGTTCCCATCGTATTGAGGCGCTgtgtggaggaggtggagcgGCGTGGTCTTGATATAATCGGGTTGTATCGACTGTGCGGCTCGGCTACCAAGAAGCGATTGCTACGCGAGGCCTTTGAGCGCAATAGCCGTGCAGTGGAATTGACCCCGGAACATGTTCCTGACATCAACGTCATCACCGGCGTCCTCAAGGATTACCTCAGGGAGCTGCCCGAGCCGCTGTTCACGCGCTGTCTTTTCCAGATGACGGTGGATGCCTTAG CTGTCTGCCTGCCAGATGACCCGGAGGGCAATGCGAAACTGATGCTTAGCATTCTCGACTGCCTGCCGCGGGCGAACAGG GCAACCCTGGTATTCCTTCTTGATCACCTCTCGCTGGTCGTTTCAAACTCGGAGCGCAATAAGATGTCCGCCCAGGCGTTGGCCACCGTGATGGGCCCACCGCTGATGCTGCATTCGGCGAGTGCGCAGCCGGGTGCTGACATCGATCACGCTCAGCCGATCGCGGTGCTTAAGTATCTGCTGCAGATCTGGCCGCAGCCGCAGGCGCAGCATCAGCAGATGGCGCAGCACATGGGCGGCGCTGCGGGGGCGATGATGGGCGGCTTGGTCACCGCCGGGAGCATGAGCAATATGGCCGGTGTTGCTTCAG GTCGGCGCGGCGAGTCAACAGGGCAGCGTGGAAGCAAAGTCAGTGCGTTGCCAGCGGACAGACAGCAACTTctactgcagcagcaggcgcagctcATGGCGGCGGGCAATCTTCTGCGCTCGTCCACTTCGGTAACCAACATACTCTCCCAAGGCCATCCTCAGCTCTCAGCCACAGCCAACAATCATCTGTATCAATCAGTAGTGGGTCAGTTAGCTCAATCGCATCGAGCCTTGCAACAAGCGGTGCAACAG CCCTATCAATTGGGGGGCTCAGTGGGCTCAGCAATTCCCGACCCATcgccactgccacttccagGCACACCCTCCCCCGGCAGTAGCTCAGCATCGACGGGCTCAGGCTCCGGATCGGGTAAAA GCACGGACACCATCAAGCGCGGTGCTTCGCCTGTTTCCGTTAAGCAAGTCAAGATCGTCGACCAGCCATCCAGTCCATACTCCATTGTGATGAAGAAACCGCCGCTGCAAAAAGATGCGCCCGTTGAAATCACCACCCCCACCACACAGGCGGATACAGAGTCGACCTTGGGATGCAAGGAAAGCAATGGAACAGTTTCTCGAAGGGGAAATGTAGACTTTTATCATACGCATAAGGCGCAGGCAAAGAGTTCGGTAAACGAAGAGTCCAGCTACAGCTCCAAGTACACTGGCTCGGAGACCAAGAAGATCAGCCTTGGCAACAGTAGCTACACTCCCAGCAAGGCAAATGCCAGTGGCCTTTGTGGCGGCGAGGACTACAAAGCAATGCGTAACAAGTCGAGCGCTACATCCAGCTCCAGTTCATCGCAGGCAACTGTTTTGAGTGCTGGCTCTACGGCCACATCAGCCCCGACCACTTCTTCAGACGATTCGGATGACCTGGTCTCCTACAAGTCATCGGCGTCCACAAATGCCTTGCTGGCCCAATCGCAGGCCATGACCACCAGTCAGCTGATGTCCAAGTATCTTAAGCGGGAGCCGCGAGTGCAGTTTACGCCAATCAAGTCACCGGAATCTCCCTCGCCACCGGGTAGCGGCGATGGTCTGCCTAAGGGTACTTACCAACTAGTTACGCCTATCTCGGGATCATCGAGCAAACCGGGTGCTACAACTGGAGCTATAAGCAAGTACACCACCGGCTCAGTGGAATCATCTATTAATGCGAACAGCCAGAAGTTGTCATCGCCCTCACGATTGTGCAACAGCAAGGATAGCAATAGCAGGACTGGAACGGCCAGTAGTACGACCGCCGCGACCTCTATGGTTTCAACAGGTCGGCGTTTGTTTGACAGCCtcgcctcttcatcttcctCGGAAACGGAGACCAAGACGTACATAGGAGGCACCACTGCGGCCAGTGGAgtcatcaccaccaccacctacACCAATGACACCAAGAACTCCGGCAGCAGTATCAGTAAGTCGGGAATAGGAGGGGGGTCTGGAACTGGGTTGGGAGCAGTTTCGGGAGCAAGCTCCGAGACTCGAAGTTTCGGCAGTACGCTATTTGGCAGTAGTGGCTTAGGTAATGGCAATGGAAGTAGCCACAACCACTCTAGCGCCAGTCCAAGTCCCTTCACCACCACCAACGGCAACGGTAACCACAATACTATGCATCTGTACGGCACCTTGCCCAAAAACGGAACATCCACGGGGGCAGCTCTGTTTGGCGGATCGGCCAACAGTTCCTCGTACCACTCTTCGGCGAGTGGAAGTGGAGCCGGAACCGCCAGCAGTAGTGGGGTCAGCTCTATGACGGGCTCCACAAATAGCTACGACTTCTACACGAGCACAAGCTCCAGTGTGAGCAGTTCGCGCCCCTTTGCCAACGGGGGCAACAACTATCACACACTGGGAACCTATAGGGCTCAGTACGCCGCCACTAACCCCTTCCTGGACGCCTTCGATGAAAAGCCGGGCAGCAACGGGGGTAATGCCCACGGGGAGGAGAAGCTAGGCGCGGACAAGGGCCACCACAGAGCGGCCGTTATGGCCTTTCAGTCGTCAGGAGACTCGAAAAACGGTAGCGATGAGTACGATGACATCAAGTGA
- the LOC6730386 gene encoding rho GTPase-activating protein 100F isoform X7, with protein sequence MQWKKKFTRLKAATGNSRVRRMLCCGRRKENGRSVPDVTASPGRAPPGPLPANQMPSMGNQQHHGNQQHHGNQQQHHGNQHGNHRGQSGSLSNAAGVKDPVMLQGDFRKVSGISSEIFRQIEAVENDHDPNTAAALEAVERRGEMIVRVLEPRCMGSKQAVDAAHKLMNKADARHTVQLVEIVKRPGQTLGLYIREGNGADRTDGVFISRIALESAVYNSGCLRVGDEILAVNLVDVTHMSLDDVVIIMSIPRRLVLAIRQRRGNRGTGSPGPPTLSRPEQKPPPVVVIKRDLRDEDLDETDRMPRPRSSRDRRTGRDGREMTESRSRLGLGLNNYSPQSEQLDMYYNTRGGGGGPMGEPPNWGYKPPPPPSSVITEQPTKAHAFAPSHAYYQNAGTLESLAEKVHAFYPGQPGGPPVGPSRRMSTGTGNVGLAQQHARFPRSGSDQHLPRVEYSDYSNSLGRHSLLRSSLKPGTAGGAPMQVGVGGTLGRYGRYDQQRTGVSKYGPPSGGAQSLTRRSRPNLDYSSDTEATIGPRPSYYYYNRPAIGSMSRGSGGAGGGVGAASTAALLAGAADLNKFNSLPRERPGTRLQGIRSRMGDRLVDENDGNTSAPEFDVRRGRDLRQRITASPSIFTADEYRAWLRRAPSSSAIAEQMRMTRDMFAQPRAQRFSCSAENIHDALRNTESIYSSRNHILGTGTLDRNMGLTRPISALPVRSMSSQHIGGAGSIRSPSIRRMRQLLELSAGPASPSGSILSTGGHQSPAPTPSATLPRPHRQIDINPAEFAKYKLDKPIVDIGGISGMLWIHLLAGRGLRTAPEGAAGAATQGQTRDLYCVIECDRVHKARTVVRSGDLQFDWDESFELDLVGNKQLDVLVYSWDPQHRHKLCYRGAISLSSILRQSPLHQLALKVEPRGTIYIRMRHTDPLALYKRRGLPSLRAGYPTLFGADLETVVNRESKNAPGSAPVPIVLRRCVEEVERRGLDIIGLYRLCGSATKKRLLREAFERNSRAVELTPEHVPDINVITGVLKDYLRELPEPLFTRCLFQMTVDALAVCLPDDPEGNAKLMLSILDCLPRANRATLVFLLDHLSLVVSNSERNKMSAQALATVMGPPLMLHSASAQPGADIDHAQPIAVLKYLLQIWPQPQAQHQQMAQHMGGAAGAMMGGLVTAGSMSNMAGVASGRRGESTGQRGSKVSALPADRQQLLLQQQAQLMAAGNLLRSSTSPYQLGGSVGSAIPDPSPLPLPGTPSPGSSSASTGSGSGSGKSTDTIKRGASPVSVKQVKIVDQPSSPYSIVMKKPPLQKDAPVEITTPTTQADTESTLGCKESNGTVSRRGNVDFYHTHKAQAKSSVNEESSYSSKYTGSETKKISLGNSSYTPSKANASGLCGGEDYKAMRNKSSATSSSSSSQATVLSAGSTATSAPTTSSDDSDDLVSYKSSASTNALLAQSQAMTTSQLMSKYLKREPRVQFTPIKSPESPSPPGSGDGLPKGTYQLVTPISGSSSKPGATTGAISKYTTGSVESSINANSQKLSSPSRLCNSKDSNSRTGTASSTTAATSMVSTGRRLFDSLASSSSSETETKTYIGGTTAASGVITTTTYTNDTKNSGSSISKSGIGGGSGTGLGAVSGASSETRSFGSTLFGSSGLGNGNGSSHNHSSASPSPFTTTNGNGNHNTMHLYGTLPKNGTSTGAALFGGSANSSSYHSSASGSGAGTASSSGVSSMTGSTNSYDFYTSTSSSVSSSRPFANGGNNYHTLGTYRAQYAATNPFLDAFDEKPGSNGGNAHGEEKLGADKGHHRAAVMAFQSSGDSKNGSDEYDDIK encoded by the exons GAAAATGGAAGATCAGTTCCTGATGTCACCGCAAGCCCGGGCCGGGCCCCACCCGGACCGCTGCCCGCCAACCAGATGCCTTCGATGGGCAACCAGCAACACCATGGAAACCAGCAACATCATGgaaaccagcagcaacatcatggCAATCAGCACGGCAACCATCGAGGTCAGAGCGGAAGTTTGTCAAACGCCGCCGGGGTCAAGGACCCGGTGATGCTACAGGGCGATTTCCGGAAAGTCAGCGGCATCAGCTCAGAGATCTTTCGGCAGATAGAAGCCGTCGAGAATGACCACGACCCAAACACGGCGGCGGCTTTGGAGGCGGTGGAGCGACGCGGTGAGATGATCGTGCGCGTCCTGGAGCCGCGTTGCATGGGCAGCAAACAGGCGGTGGACGCTGCCCACAAGCTGATGAACAAGGCGGACGCACGGCACACCGTTCAGCTGGTGGAAATAGTCAAGCGGCCGGGTCAGACGCTGGGCCTGTACATCCGCGAGGGAAATGGGGCCGATCGTACTGATGGCGTCTTCATTTCGCGGATTGCACTGGAGTCGGCTGTCTACAACAGCGGCTGCTTGCGG GTGGGCGACGAAATCCTTGCGGTAAATCTGGTGGACGTGACACACATGTCCCTAGACGATGTCGTCATTATTATGTCAATTCCGCGCCGCTTGGTGCTGGCCATACGTCAGCGGCGGGGCAATAGAGGCACAGGATCTCCTGGACCGCCGACGCTCTCTAGGCCAGAACAGAAGCCACCACCGGTTGTTGTTATCAAGCGAGATTTGCGGGACGAGGATCTGGACGAGACGGACCGGATGCCGAGGCCGCGCTCATCACGTGACAGACGTACAGGTA GAGATGGTCGCGAAATGACGGAATCTCGTTCTCGGCTAGGTCTGGGTCTTAATAACTACAGCCCGCAGTCCGAGCAGCTGGATATGTACTACAATACCcgcggcggaggtggtggacCCATGGGTGAGCCTCCAAACTGGGGCTATaaaccaccaccgccaccgtCTTCGGTGATTACGGAGCAACCCACAAAAGCACATGCTTTTGCGCCGTCGCATGCTTACTACCAAAACGCCGGCACTCTTGAAAGCTTGGCGGAGAAGGTACATGCATTCTATCCTGGACAGCCTGGTGGTCCGCCCGTGGGTCCCTCGAGAAGAATGTCCACGGGAACTGGAAACGTTGGCCTCGCTCAACAACATGCCAGATTTCCGCGATCTGGCTCAGATCAGCATTTACCTCGCGTAGAATATTCGGACTATTCCAATTCCCTGGGGCGGCATTCCCTTCTGCGATCAAGTTTAAAACCTGGAACGGCCGGTGGAGCTCCAATGCAGGTTGGAGTGGGAGGCACTCTCGGCCGATACGGCCGCTATGATCAACAGAGAACCGGTGTATCCAAGTACGGCCCTCCATCTGGTGGAGCTCAATCGCTGACTCGTCGTTCCAGACCAAATTTGGACTATTCCAGCGATACGGAAGCCACAATTGGGCCCAGGCCAAGTTACTACTATTATAACAGACCTGCCATCGGCAGTATGTCGAGAGGATCAGGTGGAGCAGGCGGTGGAGTTGGCGCAGCTTCAACGGCTGCCTTGCTGGCTGGAGCTGCTGATCTCAACAAATTTAACTCATTGCCCCGAGAGCGCCCCGGAACGAGACTGCAGGGAATTCGTTCCAGAATGGGAGATCGTTTGGTGGACGAGAACGACGGAAATACTTCGGCACCCGAGTTCGATGTACGGAGAGGAAGGGACTTACGTCAGCGAATTACCGCCAGTCCGTCGATATTTACGGCTGATGAATACCGTGCCTGGCTCAGAAGGGCGCCTAGCAGTTCCGCAATTGCGGAACAAATGCGAATGACGCGGGACATGTTTGCCCAGCCACGGGCTCAGCGATTTTCGTGTAGCGCTGAGAACATCCATGATGCACTGAGAAAT aCGGAAAGCATCTACTCCAGTAGAAACCATATTCTTGGAACGGGCACTCTCGATCGGAACATGGGTCTTACCCGACCAATTTCTGCACTACCCGTGCGCTCCATGTCCTCGCAGCACATTGGAGGAGCGGGCTCCATTCGTTCGCCTAGCATACGGCGCATGCGACAGTTACTGGAGCTTTCCGCTGGTCCCGCCAGTCCGAGCGGCAGTATCTTGAGCACCGGTGGTCACCAGAGTCCGGCACCAACGCCAAGTGCGACcttaccacgcccacaccgCCAAATCGACATCAACCCGGCGGAGTTTGCCAAGTACAAGCTGGATAAGCCCATCGTCGATATTGGGGGGATCTCCGGCATGTTATGGATTCATTTGCTAGCAGGTCGCGGCCTAAGAACCGCTCCAGAGGGAGCAGCAGGGGCGGCGACACAGGGCCAAACCAGAGATCTTTACTGCGTAATCGAGTGCGATCGAGTACATAAAGCACGGACTGTGGTGCGATCGGGTGACCTGCAGTTTGACTGGGACGAGTCGTTTGAGCTCGACTTGGTGGGCAACAAACAGTTAGATGTACTAGTCTACTCTTGGGACCCGCAGCACAGACACAAGTTGTGCTACCGAGGCGCAATCTCGTTATCGTCGATCCTCCGTCAGTCTCCACTTCATCAACTGGCCTTAAAGGTTGAACCAAGAGGTACGATATACATTCGCATGCGGCACACGGATCCACTGGCTCTCTACAAGAGAAGGGGGCTTCCGAGCCTGAGAGCAGGTTACCCTACGCTCTTCGGCGCTGATTTGGAAACGGTGGTGAATCGGGAGTCTAAAAATGCTCCCGGAAGTGCACCCGTTCCCATCGTATTGAGGCGCTgtgtggaggaggtggagcgGCGTGGTCTTGATATAATCGGGTTGTATCGACTGTGCGGCTCGGCTACCAAGAAGCGATTGCTACGCGAGGCCTTTGAGCGCAATAGCCGTGCAGTGGAATTGACCCCGGAACATGTTCCTGACATCAACGTCATCACCGGCGTCCTCAAGGATTACCTCAGGGAGCTGCCCGAGCCGCTGTTCACGCGCTGTCTTTTCCAGATGACGGTGGATGCCTTAG CTGTCTGCCTGCCAGATGACCCGGAGGGCAATGCGAAACTGATGCTTAGCATTCTCGACTGCCTGCCGCGGGCGAACAGG GCAACCCTGGTATTCCTTCTTGATCACCTCTCGCTGGTCGTTTCAAACTCGGAGCGCAATAAGATGTCCGCCCAGGCGTTGGCCACCGTGATGGGCCCACCGCTGATGCTGCATTCGGCGAGTGCGCAGCCGGGTGCTGACATCGATCACGCTCAGCCGATCGCGGTGCTTAAGTATCTGCTGCAGATCTGGCCGCAGCCGCAGGCGCAGCATCAGCAGATGGCGCAGCACATGGGCGGCGCTGCGGGGGCGATGATGGGCGGCTTGGTCACCGCCGGGAGCATGAGCAATATGGCCGGTGTTGCTTCAG GTCGGCGCGGCGAGTCAACAGGGCAGCGTGGAAGCAAAGTCAGTGCGTTGCCAGCGGACAGACAGCAACTTctactgcagcagcaggcgcagctcATGGCGGCGGGCAATCTTCTGCGCTCGTCCACTTCG CCCTATCAATTGGGGGGCTCAGTGGGCTCAGCAATTCCCGACCCATcgccactgccacttccagGCACACCCTCCCCCGGCAGTAGCTCAGCATCGACGGGCTCAGGCTCCGGATCGGGTAAAA GCACGGACACCATCAAGCGCGGTGCTTCGCCTGTTTCCGTTAAGCAAGTCAAGATCGTCGACCAGCCATCCAGTCCATACTCCATTGTGATGAAGAAACCGCCGCTGCAAAAAGATGCGCCCGTTGAAATCACCACCCCCACCACACAGGCGGATACAGAGTCGACCTTGGGATGCAAGGAAAGCAATGGAACAGTTTCTCGAAGGGGAAATGTAGACTTTTATCATACGCATAAGGCGCAGGCAAAGAGTTCGGTAAACGAAGAGTCCAGCTACAGCTCCAAGTACACTGGCTCGGAGACCAAGAAGATCAGCCTTGGCAACAGTAGCTACACTCCCAGCAAGGCAAATGCCAGTGGCCTTTGTGGCGGCGAGGACTACAAAGCAATGCGTAACAAGTCGAGCGCTACATCCAGCTCCAGTTCATCGCAGGCAACTGTTTTGAGTGCTGGCTCTACGGCCACATCAGCCCCGACCACTTCTTCAGACGATTCGGATGACCTGGTCTCCTACAAGTCATCGGCGTCCACAAATGCCTTGCTGGCCCAATCGCAGGCCATGACCACCAGTCAGCTGATGTCCAAGTATCTTAAGCGGGAGCCGCGAGTGCAGTTTACGCCAATCAAGTCACCGGAATCTCCCTCGCCACCGGGTAGCGGCGATGGTCTGCCTAAGGGTACTTACCAACTAGTTACGCCTATCTCGGGATCATCGAGCAAACCGGGTGCTACAACTGGAGCTATAAGCAAGTACACCACCGGCTCAGTGGAATCATCTATTAATGCGAACAGCCAGAAGTTGTCATCGCCCTCACGATTGTGCAACAGCAAGGATAGCAATAGCAGGACTGGAACGGCCAGTAGTACGACCGCCGCGACCTCTATGGTTTCAACAGGTCGGCGTTTGTTTGACAGCCtcgcctcttcatcttcctCGGAAACGGAGACCAAGACGTACATAGGAGGCACCACTGCGGCCAGTGGAgtcatcaccaccaccacctacACCAATGACACCAAGAACTCCGGCAGCAGTATCAGTAAGTCGGGAATAGGAGGGGGGTCTGGAACTGGGTTGGGAGCAGTTTCGGGAGCAAGCTCCGAGACTCGAAGTTTCGGCAGTACGCTATTTGGCAGTAGTGGCTTAGGTAATGGCAATGGAAGTAGCCACAACCACTCTAGCGCCAGTCCAAGTCCCTTCACCACCACCAACGGCAACGGTAACCACAATACTATGCATCTGTACGGCACCTTGCCCAAAAACGGAACATCCACGGGGGCAGCTCTGTTTGGCGGATCGGCCAACAGTTCCTCGTACCACTCTTCGGCGAGTGGAAGTGGAGCCGGAACCGCCAGCAGTAGTGGGGTCAGCTCTATGACGGGCTCCACAAATAGCTACGACTTCTACACGAGCACAAGCTCCAGTGTGAGCAGTTCGCGCCCCTTTGCCAACGGGGGCAACAACTATCACACACTGGGAACCTATAGGGCTCAGTACGCCGCCACTAACCCCTTCCTGGACGCCTTCGATGAAAAGCCGGGCAGCAACGGGGGTAATGCCCACGGGGAGGAGAAGCTAGGCGCGGACAAGGGCCACCACAGAGCGGCCGTTATGGCCTTTCAGTCGTCAGGAGACTCGAAAAACGGTAGCGATGAGTACGATGACATCAAGTGA